The DNA window CGGCATTCCAGTTGGCAACAGTTTGTTTGCCACCCGGTGCAGCACCAGAAGCAAAATACGTACCTGGTACCATTGCATTTCCTGCGTTTTGTTTAAAAAGTCCTACTACGATCGGTACATCCGCTAGTCCTTCTTTTTCACGTAGGCGTTTAACAATTTCGTCGGCCATGCGCTTGCCTTCTTTTTCGATTTGTGCTTGAGGAATTTCCTGTTCATAGGACATTCCGCCTTCAGAGCTATAATACATCGTATTCAAGGCCAGACCTATTGAGATACCACCAAGCCGAATTTTCCCCTCATCCGTCTTCACTAAATAGTTCTGTTCGGTGATGTGTGCCAGTATTTCTGCAGGTGCACGTTCGCCTGCTTTTTTCTGCTCTTCAGTTCGTTTGTCCGCTGCATTTAAACCTGCTGGATTGTCTGTACTGGTGCGTTGTAGCCAGGAAGTGGCATCTTCATCCGTGATTTTCTGCCCTTCCTGGAAATAATAATCGTCAGGCGAAAATTGTTTTTGCGACAAGCGCAACAACCCATTTTCTGTCTCCACAATATCGTAACGAGAATTTAGGCGATTAACGATTTTTCCTCTTGTGGCACTTTCTTTATATGGCAGAAGCGTACGATAATATTGATCATCCAACTGCATGCTTGGAATAATCGCCGTCTCTACTTCTTCTTTTTCATTTACTACTTCTGCTTCCTCATCGGTCTCGGAAGGAACACATCCCGTTAGCAGCAGCAAGCTGATTGGAATCCACCACATACGCTTCATGTTAAAATCTCCTTATTTGTTCAATTCCTCAACGAGACGTGCTTCGTCCCAAATCTCTACTTTAAGCTCGCGCGCTTTATCGAGCTTTGAACCTGCTTCTTCACCTGCAATAAGCAAATCTGTTTTCTTGCTCACGCTGCCTGACAGCTTGCCTCCAAGTGCCTCAATTTGAGCGCTAGCCTCTTGACGAGTCATTTGTTCCAGCTTACCTGTCAAAACGATTTTCTTTCCTGCAAATGCATTTGCGCCTTCTTCGATACGTACTCGTGTACCCGTATAAGTTAGATTGACGTTCGCTTCGTGCAAACGTTCCACCAATGCACGAACTTCTTCACTATCAAAATACATCACGATAGAATCCGCCATTTTTTCGCCAATTTCATGTATTTCGACTAGTTCTTCTTTTGTTGCTGCGATTAATTGTGCTAACGTTCCAAAATGTTCGGATAAAATACGCGCTCCTCTTTCGCCAACATGGCGGATACCCAGACCAAACAACAATTTCTCCATCGAATTGCTTCTAGAAGCCTCAATCGCTGCTACTAAGTTGGATGCAGACTTGTCACCCATTCGATCTAGTTCTAGCAATTGTTCTTTTGTTAGCTTGTAAATATCAGAAATGTCGTGAACCAAGCCTTCCCGGTACAATTGCTCAATCACTTTTTCACCAAGCCCGTCAATATTCATCGCGTTACGTGACACAAAGTGAATGAGTCCTTCTGTGATTTGTGCCGGACATTGCGGATTGACGCAGCGAAGCGCAACTTCTCCTTCGATGCGAACTAACTCGCTATCACATGCCGGACAATGAGTCGGCATTTCAAAAGGCAGTTCTTCTTCAGTTCGTTGATCAAGAATGACAGCTACGACTTCTGGAATAATGTCTCCCGCTTTTCGAATGATCACTTTATCGCCAATTCGAATATCTTTTTCTTTGATCAAATCTTCGTTGTGCAAAGAAGCACGTTGCACAGTCGTTCCTGCAACCGATACTGGATCTAATATCGCAGTTGGTGTCACAACTCCCGTTCGCCCAACACTCAATTCAATATCGCGTACAGTCGTCATTACTTCTTCTGCCGGAAATTTATAAGCTGTTGCCCATTTTGGACTTTTCGCTGTAAAGCCAAGTTCTTGCTGGTATAAAAATTGATTGACTTTAATGACGATGCCGTCAATTTCATAGGGCAAGTCATTTCGTTTGTCAGTCCACTTTTTAATATACGCCAATACTTCTTCAACAGTCGTACACACTTGGCGTTCTTTATTTGTTTTAAAGCCGAGACCTGCAAGATAATCAAGGGATTCATCGTGGTTTGATAAATTATATGTTTCCCCGTCGCCACCAATTCCATAAATAAAAACATCCAAATTTCGGCTCGCTGCAATTTTAGGATCCAATTGACGTAGCGATCCTGCCGCAGCGTTTCGTGGATTGGCGAATAGCTCTTCGCCTCGTTCACCACGCTCTTCGTTCAAGGCATGGAAGGATTTTTTGGGCATGAAGACTTCGCCGCGCACTTCAAGCGAGACGGCTTCTTTTAATTTGAGTGGGATAGTACGGATGGTTCGTAGATTAACCGTGATATCTTCACCAATACGACCGTCTCCGCGTGTTGCTCCTTTGACGAATTTACCGTTTTCATACAACAGTGATACCGCAAGACCATCAATTTTCAGCTCGCAAACATACTCAATCTTGTCACCTGCACCACTGCGTACTCGTTTATCAAATTCATGTAAATCCTCTTCGTCAAAAACATTAGATAAACTGAGCATTGGACGTTCATGCGTGACTTTATCGACAGTTGAAAGTGGTGCTCCGCCAACACGTTGAGTTGGTGAATCTGGGAAAACCAGATCAGGATAAAGCGTTTCTAAGTCGATTAATTCATTCAGTAATTGATCATATATTGCATCCGGAACGGCCGGTTTATCGAGTACATAATAAGCATGACCATAGTTCCGGAGCATTTCGTTTAATTCATTTACACGTTGTTCTGCTTTTAAGCGATCCATCTAGTTTCCTCCCGATTATACTTTTTCAATCGGCGCAAATTTCGCCAATAAACGTTTAATGCCGACAGGACTTGGAAAGGCAATATCAAGTTCGGTTTGTTCGCCTTCGCCTTTAACGCTAACGACCGTTCCGGTACCCCATTTTTTATGCGTTGCTTTATCGCCCGTTTTCCAACCCAACTTTTCACTGCCTGACTGATTATAGCTAGGACGCGTTACAGCGGGTCGTTTCGGTACTTGTCGATAACTGGTTGCAGCACCAGCACGATGGTGCGCTCGTGTTTGTTCAATCAGCTCTTCTGAAATCTCCGAAATAAACCGTGAAGGCATATTGAAATTACTTTTCCCAAACAATGTGCGTGAAGACGCATGCGTCAAATACAATCGCTGTTCCGCACGCGTAATTCCTACGTAAGCAAGACGACGTTCTTCTTCTAATTCTTCGTCGTCGTTATTCGATCGTGAATGCGGAAAGACGTTTTCTTCCAGTCCAATGATGAATACGACAGGAAACTCCAATCCTTTTGCTGCGTGCATCGTCATTAAAATAATCGGGCCATCTGCATCTTCTTCGTCATCTAATGAATCGATATCCGAAATCAATGCTAAATCGGTTAAGAAAGCGACTAATGATTTGTCGTCACTTTGCTTTTCAAAAGCTTTCGTGACTGATAAAAACTCTTCCAAGTTTTCTAAACGGCTTTCGCCTTCTATGGTTTTATCGTTTTGCAACATTTGGCGGTAGCCCGATTTCTTCAGTATTTCTTCTACCAGTTCCGTTACGGATAAATACTCTTGCATTTGCGTAAAACTATCGATCATCGCGCGGAATTCCAAAGCTGTCTGTGCCGTCTTCGGTGTTAACCCCATAAAGTCAGCTTCTTGCAATGCATCCATAATCGTACGATCTTGTTCAATCGCAAAACGTGCCATTTTCTCGAATGAAGTTGCACCAATTCCACGCTTTGGTTCGTTGATGACACGAGCTAAAGACAAATCATCGTCGTTGTTGGCGATCAAGCGCAAATACGCCAGTAAATCTTTAATTTCTTTACGATCGTAGAACTTTGTTCCGCCAACGATGGTATAAGACATATTCGATTTAACGAACATCTCCTCCATAATTCGTGACTGCGCATTCGTACGGTACAAAATCGCAAAATCAGAAGTTTTGTATTGTTCTTCCTCCATTAACCGCTGGATCGTTTGAACAACAAATTGTGCTTCCTGTCGCTCATCTCCTGCTTTATGCAAAGTGATTGCTGGACCTTCGTCGTTATCAGTCCGCAATTCTTTCGGATAGCGGCTGGTGTTTTTTTGAATCACGTCATTAGCTGCCTGCAAAATACGCTTTGTCGAGCGATAATTTTGCTCAAGCATAATGACTTTCGCATTTGGATAATCTTTCTCAAACGACAAAATGTTCGTGATATCCGCTCCACGCCAGCGATAAATCGACTGATCTGAATCGCCAACCACACAAATATTTTTAAATTTGCTCGCTAATTTTTGAACCAGCTGATACTGGGCGTTGTTCGTGTCTTGGTATTCATCTACATGGATATAATGGAATTTATTTTGATAGTATTCCAATACTTCAGGAACGGTATTAAACAAATTCAACGTCGTCATAATCAAATCATCAAAATCCAGTGACTGATTTTTCTTCAAGCGTTTTTCATATGCTGTATAAACATCCGATACTGTTTTTTCGTACGGATTAAATTGATTCATGTCCGCTGCAAACTGCGATGCATCAATGCATTCGTTTTTTGAAGATGAAATCGCATTTAACATTGTTCGCGGTTCGTATTTTTTCGGATCTAAATTTTGTTGTTTTAAGACATTTTTAATAACCGTCAATTGGTCTGTCGTATCTAAAATCGAAAAACTTTTCGACATTCCTAACTTATCGATATCGCGTCTCAATATACGTACACACATTGAGTGGAACGTAGAAGCCCACATGCGTTGTCCGGTTCCATGCCCTAATAAGCCATCAATCCGGTTACGCATTTCACGCGCTGCTTTATTGGTAAACGTAATGGCTAAAATATTAGATGGATACACTTGCTTTTCCAGCACCAAATAAGCAATACGGTGCGTCAATACACGTGTTTTACCTGATCCCGCACCTGCCATGATTAGTAGAGGACCTTCTGTCGTTTTGACTGCTTCTGCTTGTTCCGGATTCATTCCGTTTAGTAAACTTTTTGTTATCAATTCCATTTCGCACCACCTCGAACATTTGTTCTTACTAGTATAACGATTCATCAGCCGTTTCCGCAACTGCCTCGACGGTTTCCATCGCTTTTTCGATATTTTCATATATGATGTTGCCGACAACAATGGTATCCGCAATTGCAGATGCTTTTTTTGCCATATTTGCTGAATCAATGCCCCCGCCATAAAACAAGCGGGTTTCACATAGAACACTTTTCACTTTTTCTGCTAACTCCATGTCACCAAACATACCGCTGTATTCCAAGTAAAAAATAGGCAAACGGAAAAAATGTTCAGCCATGCGCGCATATGCTAAAACATCTTCTGTCGTTAAATCTGTTTTTGCTCCAGTTAGTTTTGCTGCTTTACAGTCAGCGTTTAGAATACAATAGCCTTCTGGAATCAGTTCATCCCACTCTAAAATTTCGCCATATTCACGAATTGCGCTATGATGAAGTCCTTTAATCCACAGTGGATTGTCGCTGTTTAAAACCGTTGGGATAAAATAATAATCAAAGCCAGGCGCCACAGCGGCAATTGCTGAAACTTCGAGCACGAGTGGCACATCGTAGCGCTGTACACGTTCTGTTAAGCAAAGGACATTATCGAGTGTGACATGATCACTGCCACCAATCAAGATGGCATCCGTCCCGGATCTGCAAATTCGTTCCAAATGTTCATCTGTGATCTCTTTTGCCGGATCTAATTTAAAGACATGTTGCCATGTTTTGAAATCCACCATTTATCACCTAACTTTATCTCAGTTATCATCTATTTAGTATAACAAAAAAACCGAACAGAGTCGGCTCTCTGTTCAGTCTTTTGGAAGTTCAAATGGTTTTTCATCTGGATACAGACGTTCCAACATTCCGTCATAAGCGTCATTGCCGTAGTTCAAGCAACGGCGCACACGAGAAATTGTTGCAGTACTCGCGCCTGTTTCGTTCTTTATTTTTTCATATGTTTTTTTCATGCGCAGCATATGTGCTACTTCCAAACGCTGGGACATCGATTGGATTTCACTAATTGTGCACAAATCATCAAAAAAGCGATAAGCCTCTTCTTTATCTTTTAAAGCCAAAACAGCTTCAATCAACTGATCTGTCTGATGGCCTCTTATTTTGTCGACTTGCATGCAGCTTCATCATCCTTTCCTTGCTCTGATCATCAATGCGTATAGCTGACAGTTTGCTCTATTCCTGGGGCAGTCGGAACGATATGAATCCACGTTTTTCCTGGCACTAGTTTTACCGGCTCTCCATTTGCAGTTGGCACGAGCATTCCATCAAGTGAACTCCACTCTATTTCACGAACGCCTCCTGCTTGGAAAAGTAAAGCCGCTCCACCATTCGTCAAATCAATGGATTGGCGCCCTTTCGAATCGATCGTTTGGTGAGGCGCTTCAAACACTAAAATATTTGAAACTTCGACAATTTCTGATGTTTCTTTATCGGTCGTCAGTTCGCCACCGGAAGACCGGCTATACAAATGCGTTTGTCTATCATAGACATAGTCACTAAAAAACAGCTCATTTGTTCCATACTCCACACTTACCGAAAGAGCCTGTTCCTCTAGTTTAGCATTTTCGAACGAGTCATAGAAATAATAAGGCGATTTCCCACTGTATTCCGTAGAAGCTTGCGTAATCTTCATGGCTCTTGAAACATTTTCCATTGAGATATAGGAGTTGTGAGGCGCCACTCGGTCGGATGATCGCTGAAATAAAGTTCCGTCATGTTGGATACCATTGACATGATCAACCACTCCAGATTCTAGCAGTACTTTGGCATCTGGACTATAGCCGTGAGCTACAAAAAAGCCATCGTATGCCGCGGCCAGTTGGACAAAATATTCCCGTGCACTACGAATCGGCCCCAGTGTTTCTGGAAAATCACTTTGATAAAGCGCAACAAACCGCGTAATATCATATTCGGCAATCATTTCAAAGACCATGTCTGCATTTGTCAGCCCTGTCTGCGGGCGGGCATCTGGATGATTATTAATGACCGCCATGACAGTTCGGCGATTTGTTGGTGGCACTGCCCGTTCTCCCGTGAACGGAGCAGTCGTTAAAACCTGGTCCCCCACTGGCTCTTCAGTGGGATCCTTTTTCATAATCAGCCAAAAGCCTGTAGTAAATGCTGCTAGTACTCCGAGGACTAGCAACGTAAAAACCCAATTTTTCATATCGCTTACCTCATAAATGATGGAAACAAGATTTTTTTATTCATGACATCGTAAATGCCCTTTTGCGTAATCCGTACATACGGTAAATGAGTTGCCTGCAAAAACAATAACGTATAAACCGCATCACCATGCTTATAACCACGTTCGTTTAATGACTTTTTTAATGCTTTCTCTTGATCAATCAACTCTTCCATTGACAGATCTGACATCACACCGCCATAAGGCAGCGGCAGAGATTCGATAATTTCGCCGTTTTCGGTCAGAATAATACCACCTTTTATGCGCTTTAATTCGTTAAATGCAAGCCACATATCTTCGCGATTTTTTCCGATCAGAATAATATCACCTGTATTGGTATACGAAGAAGCAAAGCCGTCCAAGCCCGGTGCAAAACCTTTAATCAACGTATTCACACGCCATTGTCCTTTTTTATCGATAAGCATCAAAAAGCTTTCATCATGCGATTTTGATAAGTTGGCGTCATGTGTATCAACACTGACCGTATAAGGTTTCGTAATGACATCATTAATCATTTCAATTCCAAAAGGCATCGAAAATTGGAAATCACCTTCAGTTAGTTCATAGTCAAGATCAAGGTCAGGCAAAATCGACCAATCGATATTCGGCAAAGATTGAACTTTTTTTCCATCTTTTTTCAGCCATACGCCTTTTGAGATGACCCCAGATGGCACCGGATTATCCATGCTATCGAGAATATTCAAATTGGCGTAACGCCCCGTTGCGATTAAACCATGCAAGCTTGTTACATTGTAATAGCGTGCCACGTTATAAGACGCCATCATATACGCATCAATCGGTGGCACACCGGCCTCAAGTGCAATTTTAATGCACAAATCCATAACCCCGTCTACATGAAAGGCTGGAGTTGAGCCATCAGTCGTCATCATTAACTTGTCAAAAACGTTTAACTCTCGCTCGACAATTCCTTTTAAAAGATTTGGCAGATCAGGTCGAATCGAAGAATGCCGAAGTGTAACGCCATAGCCATGAAGCAAACGCATTTCGACTTCATCTACCGTCATCGCCTCATGATCTCCATCAGCTCCAAGCAGTCTCATCCGCGCCAGAGTCTTTTCCGAAGCACCTGGGAAATGACCTTCGATTTTTTTCAAGCCCATTTTGGCTTTTTGAATCCAATACAACATCTGATCATCGCCTGCCATTAGTTTTGGCCAACCCGTCAGTTCCCCACCAAGTAATACATCTTGACGATCTAACCATTCGCCCACTGATGTGGAAGTAAATAACTGATCTTCATTATTCAATTCTGTCTGCGAATCAAAACGTGTCCACCAATAAAAGCTAAATGGCAATTTCGCTAATTGATCTAGCAATGAAAACGCCTTCTTGTTTTCTAGCGCTAAAAAGAAGGTTAAGTTGTCCGAAAGGAACATTGTCGTTCCTCCTTGAGCCGCATAATCTGCAAAGCTTTGTGGATTATACAATTGTGAAGGATGAACGTGAGGTTCTATGTATCCTGGAACGATAAGTTTATCCGTCATATCGACCACTTCAGTAGCATCGTCAATTTTCGGCATTTCTTTCCCAGCATAAACAATGCGATCTCCAGAAATCCATATAGTACCTGTTACCCATTTCTTAAAAATCCCATGAAGGTACGTTGCATTTATCAAAACGAGATCCGGCGCGATTTCTTTTGTAACAATCTTCAACTGATTTCGAATCTCTGTGTTCTTCCATAACGGATTTACCATTTGCCGGCACCTACTTTCTACTAGTTCAATACTTAATATCGTAGCATAATTATACAATGAAATACAGTTATTCCCTGTAAAAACAAGCATGTTTTAAGTTACTCAGGACACAAAAAATCCACGCATAGCGCGTGGATTTTTTATCAGCTACTGATTATTGATTGGATCGCTAAAAGGTTTCAAAACGTCTTTTTTCTCTTCTTCTTGGAAAGTCAAAACATCCGTAACAGAATCATATGATTCTCCGTAAAATTGTTCATCTTTATACGTATGGATGTCTTCGTACATTTTTTGCATGCCTTCAAAAATCTGTTCTTCTGTTTCACCGCTTGGCGTCCAGTAAAGAATTTCCATGGAATTTTCTTCACCTGTTGCTAATGAACGACGGCAATAGCCAATAGATGACGCATGTTCAAATCCTTCGCGCGCATAAAATCGCAGACGTTTCTCCGTGTCAGTATCTTCGTAATTGACCGGCTCAACTTCAAGAATGATGGGTTTTTTCTTGTCTTTCAACATCTGCAAAGTCTTTCTGCCAAGACCCATTCCGCGGGATTCTTTTGACACAAACAAGTAATCTACAAATGTGAAATGCGGAAATTCTGCATACATTAAGACATGATAAGGACCCTCATCTTTGTAGTAGACGCTCCCTTTTTCTTTTAATAATGCATCCATATGCTCTTTCGACTTCATTTCTTCAACTGGAAAATACTGATTTAACTTTTCATACCAATTCATAGTTTGTCTCCCTTCAATTTTTAAATGCCCTGCTAATTTTGTTTCTGGGGTCTTCATAGGTTTGTCATTCTGGAGTTTATATAGAGGTAAAAGTGGGCTGTTGAAAATCCTCAACTTTAGAATCATTGCCTATAGGGCAGACAATAAAACAAAAATGACACATCTTCTTGTCGAATTTGTGTCATCAGTAAGTATAGCATATATGTATATAAACTTCAATTTAGCGGCTTTTTCTCTTGAATGTTAGATGATCCAATTAGACATTAATAGCCAGTAAAATTGCTACTGGCCATTAATGGGAGATAAAATTATTTTGCACGCCATCCAATGTCTGTCCGGTAGAAAAAGCCGTTCCACTCTACACTGTTCAACTGTTCATAAACTTTTCTCTGAGCGTCTTGAATAGAAGAACCATTTGCTGAAACGAGCAGCACACGTCCTCCGTTTCCAACGTACTTGCCATATGACAGCTTAGTTCCCGCGTGAGTTACTTCCACTCCAGTGAGTTTCGTCAAGTCTGGTAAGCATGCGCCTTTTTCAACAGTCTCTGGATAATTATCAGCTGCAACAACAACACCAAGTACGGCTTGTTCGTCCCACTCTAGTTCAGCCGATTGACCTTTTAAAATGGCATCCATGAATAGCCCAAAATCTGACTTCATGCGTGGTAAAACAACTTGCGTTTCCGGATCGCCAAAACGCGCATTAAATTCAATCACTTTTGGACCTTTTTTCGTTAAAATAACACCTGTATAAAGGATGCCATTAAACGGTGTTTCTTCAGACGCCATCGCTTTAACTGCAGGTTCTACAATTTCAGCATAGGTTTGATCCACAATTGCTTGTGAAATTTGTGGAACAGGTGAATAGGCGCCCATTCCCCCTGTGTTTGGTCCACGATCTCCATCGTAAGCTCGTTTATGATCTTGCGAAATGACCATTGGATAAATTTGACCGCTATGAACGAAAGACATAAACGAAAATTCTTCACCGTCTAAAAACTCTTCAATAACCACTTTTGAGCCAGAGTCTCCGAACTTTTGACCTTCTAACATGTCATTAATGGCAGAAACAGCTTCCTCTTCCGTCATTGCCACAACGACACCTTTCCCAGCCGCAAGTCCATCTGCTTTAATGACAATCGGAGCACCGTGTTGACGAACAAATTCAATAGCTGATGCAGTTTCTGTAAAAGTCTCATAGCCAGCAGTTGGAATTTCGTATTTTTTCATTAATTCTTTTGCAAAAGCTTTGCTGCCTTCAATTTGCGCAGCCACTTTAGACGGACCAAAAATGCGCAATCCTTTGGCTTCAAAAAAGTCGACGATTCCTTCTGATAAAGGCTGTTCAGGTCCGACAAAACTAAAATCGACTTGCTGCTCTTTTGCAAATTCTGCAAGACCCGCAAAATCCATTTCATCAATAGCAAGGACTTCAGCATCTTCCCGCATTCCATCATTGCCTGGAGCTGCATAAACTTTAGTGACCGAAGCAGATTTCGAGAACTGACGGACGATGGCGTGTTCTCGCCCACCTCTTCCAATGACCAATACCTTCATACTTGTTTCACCCCGATTAATGTTTGAAATGACGGACGCCAGTAAACACCATAGCAATTCCGTACTCGTTCGCTTTATCGATCGAATCTTGATCTTTTTTCGAACCACCTGGTTGAATAATCGCTTTTATGCCTGCTTTTGCAGCTGCTTCTACCGTATCATTCATCGGGAAAAACGCATCTGATGCCATAACCGCGCCTTCTGCAGCACTGCCTGCTTGGTCTAACGCAATTTTAGCAGAACCAACACGGTTCATTTGACCTGCACCAATTCCTAATGTCATTTCCGAATTACACACAACAATCGCATTAGATTTTACGTGTTTTACAACATTCCAGCCCAGTTTCAACGCTTCAAGCTCTGCTGCTGTCGGTTGACGATCTGTAGCAACTTGAATATCCGCATCGTCATAGCCAAAAACATCTGGTTGTTGAATTAATAATCCACCTTCTACTGTTACCGTGTTCCATTTGTCGCTAATTTTACTATCGAATGGAATCGTTAATAGACGGATATTTTTCTTTTGGGTCAGTAATTCAATTGCTTCATCAGAAAATGATGGTGCAATAATAATCTCTAAGAAAATCGTCGCTAATTGTTTGGCTGTATCCGCATCTACTTCACGATTTAAAGCAACAATTCCACCAAAAATTGACGTTGAATCGGCTTCATAAGCTTTACCAAAGGCATCTGCGATTGTTTCACCTGTACCAACACCACAGGGATTCATGTGTTTGACGGCAACTGCTGCTGGCATTTTGAATTCTTTAATCATTTGAAGAGCAGCATTGGCATCTTGAATATTGTTGTACGATAATTCCTTGCCATGTACTTGATGTGCGTTGGCA is part of the Planococcus kocurii genome and encodes:
- a CDS encoding CamS family sex pheromone protein codes for the protein MKRMWWIPISLLLLTGCVPSETDEEAEVVNEKEEVETAIIPSMQLDDQYYRTLLPYKESATRGKIVNRLNSRYDIVETENGLLRLSQKQFSPDDYYFQEGQKITDEDATSWLQRTSTDNPAGLNAADKRTEEQKKAGERAPAEILAHITEQNYLVKTDEGKIRLGGISIGLALNTMYYSSEGGMSYEQEIPQAQIEKEGKRMADEIVKRLREKEGLADVPIVVGLFKQNAGNAMVPGTYFASGAAPGGKQTVANWNAVNEAYVLFPTSGSDERYRDIDTAFRNFKQDVEIYFSNFTSVIGTGFYQNNELKELKIEIPIQFFGAAEVIGFTQYVTGLVAEHFPENVLVEVSVTSTNGPEALVLKKAGETKPFVHIYE
- the ligA gene encoding NAD-dependent DNA ligase LigA; translated protein: MDRLKAEQRVNELNEMLRNYGHAYYVLDKPAVPDAIYDQLLNELIDLETLYPDLVFPDSPTQRVGGAPLSTVDKVTHERPMLSLSNVFDEEDLHEFDKRVRSGAGDKIEYVCELKIDGLAVSLLYENGKFVKGATRGDGRIGEDITVNLRTIRTIPLKLKEAVSLEVRGEVFMPKKSFHALNEERGERGEELFANPRNAAAGSLRQLDPKIAASRNLDVFIYGIGGDGETYNLSNHDESLDYLAGLGFKTNKERQVCTTVEEVLAYIKKWTDKRNDLPYEIDGIVIKVNQFLYQQELGFTAKSPKWATAYKFPAEEVMTTVRDIELSVGRTGVVTPTAILDPVSVAGTTVQRASLHNEDLIKEKDIRIGDKVIIRKAGDIIPEVVAVILDQRTEEELPFEMPTHCPACDSELVRIEGEVALRCVNPQCPAQITEGLIHFVSRNAMNIDGLGEKVIEQLYREGLVHDISDIYKLTKEQLLELDRMGDKSASNLVAAIEASRSNSMEKLLFGLGIRHVGERGARILSEHFGTLAQLIAATKEELVEIHEIGEKMADSIVMYFDSEEVRALVERLHEANVNLTYTGTRVRIEEGANAFAGKKIVLTGKLEQMTRQEASAQIEALGGKLSGSVSKKTDLLIAGEEAGSKLDKARELKVEIWDEARLVEELNK
- the pcrA gene encoding DNA helicase PcrA, whose amino-acid sequence is MELITKSLLNGMNPEQAEAVKTTEGPLLIMAGAGSGKTRVLTHRIAYLVLEKQVYPSNILAITFTNKAAREMRNRIDGLLGHGTGQRMWASTFHSMCVRILRRDIDKLGMSKSFSILDTTDQLTVIKNVLKQQNLDPKKYEPRTMLNAISSSKNECIDASQFAADMNQFNPYEKTVSDVYTAYEKRLKKNQSLDFDDLIMTTLNLFNTVPEVLEYYQNKFHYIHVDEYQDTNNAQYQLVQKLASKFKNICVVGDSDQSIYRWRGADITNILSFEKDYPNAKVIMLEQNYRSTKRILQAANDVIQKNTSRYPKELRTDNDEGPAITLHKAGDERQEAQFVVQTIQRLMEEEQYKTSDFAILYRTNAQSRIMEEMFVKSNMSYTIVGGTKFYDRKEIKDLLAYLRLIANNDDDLSLARVINEPKRGIGATSFEKMARFAIEQDRTIMDALQEADFMGLTPKTAQTALEFRAMIDSFTQMQEYLSVTELVEEILKKSGYRQMLQNDKTIEGESRLENLEEFLSVTKAFEKQSDDKSLVAFLTDLALISDIDSLDDEEDADGPIILMTMHAAKGLEFPVVFIIGLEENVFPHSRSNNDDEELEEERRLAYVGITRAEQRLYLTHASSRTLFGKSNFNMPSRFISEISEELIEQTRAHHRAGAATSYRQVPKRPAVTRPSYNQSGSEKLGWKTGDKATHKKWGTGTVVSVKGEGEQTELDIAFPSPVGIKRLLAKFAPIEKV
- a CDS encoding heptaprenylglyceryl phosphate synthase; the encoded protein is MDFKTWQHVFKLDPAKEITDEHLERICRSGTDAILIGGSDHVTLDNVLCLTERVQRYDVPLVLEVSAIAAVAPGFDYYFIPTVLNSDNPLWIKGLHHSAIREYGEILEWDELIPEGYCILNADCKAAKLTGAKTDLTTEDVLAYARMAEHFFRLPIFYLEYSGMFGDMELAEKVKSVLCETRLFYGGGIDSANMAKKASAIADTIVVGNIIYENIEKAMETVEAVAETADESLY
- a CDS encoding YerC/YecD family TrpR-related protein, with amino-acid sequence MQVDKIRGHQTDQLIEAVLALKDKEEAYRFFDDLCTISEIQSMSQRLEVAHMLRMKKTYEKIKNETGASTATISRVRRCLNYGNDAYDGMLERLYPDEKPFELPKD
- a CDS encoding DUF3048 domain-containing protein gives rise to the protein MKNWVFTLLVLGVLAAFTTGFWLIMKKDPTEEPVGDQVLTTAPFTGERAVPPTNRRTVMAVINNHPDARPQTGLTNADMVFEMIAEYDITRFVALYQSDFPETLGPIRSAREYFVQLAAAYDGFFVAHGYSPDAKVLLESGVVDHVNGIQHDGTLFQRSSDRVAPHNSYISMENVSRAMKITQASTEYSGKSPYYFYDSFENAKLEEQALSVSVEYGTNELFFSDYVYDRQTHLYSRSSGGELTTDKETSEIVEVSNILVFEAPHQTIDSKGRQSIDLTNGGAALLFQAGGVREIEWSSLDGMLVPTANGEPVKLVPGKTWIHIVPTAPGIEQTVSYTH
- a CDS encoding adenine deaminase C-terminal domain-containing protein, whose amino-acid sequence is MVNPLWKNTEIRNQLKIVTKEIAPDLVLINATYLHGIFKKWVTGTIWISGDRIVYAGKEMPKIDDATEVVDMTDKLIVPGYIEPHVHPSQLYNPQSFADYAAQGGTTMFLSDNLTFFLALENKKAFSLLDQLAKLPFSFYWWTRFDSQTELNNEDQLFTSTSVGEWLDRQDVLLGGELTGWPKLMAGDDQMLYWIQKAKMGLKKIEGHFPGASEKTLARMRLLGADGDHEAMTVDEVEMRLLHGYGVTLRHSSIRPDLPNLLKGIVERELNVFDKLMMTTDGSTPAFHVDGVMDLCIKIALEAGVPPIDAYMMASYNVARYYNVTSLHGLIATGRYANLNILDSMDNPVPSGVISKGVWLKKDGKKVQSLPNIDWSILPDLDLDYELTEGDFQFSMPFGIEMINDVITKPYTVSVDTHDANLSKSHDESFLMLIDKKGQWRVNTLIKGFAPGLDGFASSYTNTGDIILIGKNREDMWLAFNELKRIKGGIILTENGEIIESLPLPYGGVMSDLSMEELIDQEKALKKSLNERGYKHGDAVYTLLFLQATHLPYVRITQKGIYDVMNKKILFPSFMR
- a CDS encoding GNAT family N-acetyltransferase; amino-acid sequence: MNWYEKLNQYFPVEEMKSKEHMDALLKEKGSVYYKDEGPYHVLMYAEFPHFTFVDYLFVSKESRGMGLGRKTLQMLKDKKKPIILEVEPVNYEDTDTEKRLRFYAREGFEHASSIGYCRRSLATGEENSMEILYWTPSGETEEQIFEGMQKMYEDIHTYKDEQFYGESYDSVTDVLTFQEEEKKDVLKPFSDPINNQ